Proteins encoded together in one Chryseobacterium taklimakanense window:
- a CDS encoding metallophosphoesterase: MKKFFFALLLSAVAMAYAQKNQLKFNSDGELKILQFTDIHWSNEPKYTNKTTETLRRIIAAEKPDFIVLDGDNVNCIPMRDGWRNLGKIIEEAGVPWTLVFGNHDAEQDWTNAQSFDFLKTFPHFVGEKGSVAGVANFSLPVHSSKTNKPAATLYFLDSGDYTRNPKLGNYAWIKRDQISWYAEESERIEKSAGKTLPALMFFHIPLPEFAVVAKDPAKVGEANEDVSSAAVNSGLMAAILERKDVIGVFCGHDHDNNYIGSYRGVALGYGAKTGNDGYGRLEQGGRVITLKEDQFAFSSYLSLPSGRKFPYSFPSGLSEISEKTKVLKAQNVKPSNEGLHYSYYEGKIKSVKEIGNLKELKSGTATKIDLENAAAEDHFALSFSGYIRIPETAFYKFYSYSDDGSVIKIDGQTIVDNDGGHSAQRKEGIVALEKGYHKIEVLYFEDYMGQVLDVGISSIGIPEQNIPAEMLSH, from the coding sequence ATGAAAAAATTCTTTTTTGCATTGTTGCTTTCTGCCGTAGCAATGGCGTACGCGCAGAAAAATCAGTTGAAATTTAATTCTGATGGTGAGCTTAAAATCCTCCAGTTTACGGACATACACTGGAGCAATGAGCCGAAATATACCAATAAAACTACGGAAACCCTCCGCAGGATAATAGCGGCTGAAAAGCCTGATTTCATCGTGCTGGATGGCGATAATGTCAACTGTATCCCGATGAGGGACGGCTGGAGAAACCTTGGCAAAATCATAGAGGAGGCAGGCGTGCCGTGGACTTTGGTCTTCGGAAACCACGATGCCGAGCAGGACTGGACCAATGCACAATCTTTTGATTTTCTGAAAACTTTCCCGCATTTTGTTGGTGAAAAGGGCTCTGTGGCAGGCGTTGCAAATTTCTCGCTCCCGGTGCATTCTTCAAAAACCAACAAACCGGCCGCTACGCTTTATTTCTTAGACAGCGGGGATTACACCCGCAACCCTAAGCTTGGCAACTATGCGTGGATTAAGCGCGACCAAATTTCCTGGTACGCTGAAGAAAGCGAACGGATTGAAAAATCTGCGGGGAAAACTTTGCCCGCGCTGATGTTCTTCCATATCCCGTTGCCGGAATTCGCGGTGGTGGCGAAGGACCCGGCAAAAGTGGGAGAGGCAAATGAAGATGTATCTTCGGCGGCGGTAAACAGTGGCTTGATGGCCGCTATACTGGAGCGCAAGGATGTAATTGGCGTTTTCTGCGGGCACGACCACGATAACAATTATATCGGAAGCTACCGCGGGGTTGCGCTTGGCTACGGTGCGAAGACCGGCAACGATGGCTACGGCAGGCTGGAGCAGGGCGGCAGAGTGATAACTTTAAAAGAAGATCAGTTTGCTTTTTCATCCTATCTGTCGCTGCCTTCCGGCAGGAAATTTCCTTACAGTTTCCCGTCCGGGCTTTCGGAAATTAGCGAAAAAACCAAAGTTCTGAAAGCGCAGAATGTGAAACCAAGTAATGAAGGCCTGCATTACAGTTATTACGAAGGAAAAATAAAATCGGTAAAGGAAATTGGGAACCTGAAAGAACTGAAAAGCGGTACTGCAACTAAAATAGACCTTGAGAATGCCGCCGCAGAAGACCACTTTGCCCTGTCCTTTAGCGGGTATATCCGCATTCCCGAGACTGCTTTTTATAAATTTTACAGCTACTCTGACGACGGCTCCGTTATTAAAATAGATGGCCAAACCATTGTAGATAACGATGGCGGACACAGCGCTCAGCGCAAAGAGGGCATAGTGGCGCTGGAGAAAGGTTACCACAAAATAGAGGTGCTATACTTCGAGGACTATATGGGGCAGGTGCTGGATGTGGGCATCTCCAGCATCGGGATCCCTGAGCAGAATATCCCGGCTGAGATGCTTTCGCATTGA